In the Ilumatobacteraceae bacterium genome, one interval contains:
- a CDS encoding glycosyl hydrolase produces MTIVRRIGWAAATAVVITTTVTVGTSFGAQRSNNVYGVVYHDADNNGVRGRNEAGIPDVVVTAGGRTTVTGADGAWKMRVPRGSTVEVMTGWYRSQCDTTTCTSGPGRDQDFKVAYQAIKAKVYSKTRRLDVGLLPDWPGGYPIPATPIPSSAHDVAVRVSFVSPTGTAGTSNCFRTTTVKNRACAIGDQPSFLVQVYNEGTEPVTDPSGHLVLPKGTSMVSLESADTNHPALRTVTTGTPDPGTRSIPFEIAGQIPPAAMGVYELTLVVTDDAPLTTTFQTRGAYPNPVGARITSVPNDVEGDRCTQVAGCPWGLTDKQIWPDNSDTVGFAIVAAVDAASDTAATTTTVPIVTIPPATTTTIAVTSPTTQPPTTTTTTTTTSTTTTTTLPIVTIPPSTTSPTTTTTTTVPVTSPPATTTPPAPTECVVSDLLVPSCGVWLGATTPSRDGSFDYDRGLAEYENVAQNTPDILHFYKTGAQKFPTSWEIAQTERPGKQRSLLLYNWKPSKSDTWAQIANGAADSEIATVANSLKKYPDKLFLNIFHEPEDNVQDWSGSGMTAADYGNMYRYVVNKLRAHGVTNAVYVWNPMGYYGWRHYFDDLYPGHDYVDWMCYDPYATDNRFNGFGELINDDRPDLNWPGFYNWSLTKAPGKPLMMCEWGVDVDGNADPASVLKVDPNTIMAKYPHLKALVYFNDNGRWDTRLTNTTTKGKALGDAYRNFANQPIFNQMTP; encoded by the coding sequence ATGACCATCGTTCGCAGGATCGGATGGGCCGCCGCGACGGCGGTCGTCATCACCACGACGGTGACCGTCGGCACGTCGTTCGGAGCGCAGCGCTCGAACAACGTCTACGGCGTGGTGTACCACGACGCCGACAACAACGGAGTACGTGGCCGGAACGAAGCCGGGATCCCCGACGTCGTCGTGACCGCCGGCGGGCGCACCACCGTGACCGGTGCCGATGGCGCGTGGAAGATGCGAGTGCCGCGGGGCTCCACCGTCGAAGTGATGACCGGCTGGTACCGATCACAGTGCGACACCACCACCTGCACGTCCGGTCCCGGTCGAGACCAGGACTTCAAGGTGGCCTACCAGGCGATCAAGGCGAAGGTGTACTCCAAGACCCGTCGCCTCGACGTCGGCCTGCTGCCGGACTGGCCGGGCGGCTATCCGATCCCCGCCACGCCGATCCCATCGAGCGCTCACGACGTCGCCGTTCGCGTCTCGTTCGTATCGCCCACCGGAACCGCTGGAACCTCGAACTGCTTCCGGACCACCACGGTCAAGAACCGGGCGTGCGCGATCGGCGACCAGCCGTCGTTCCTCGTCCAGGTCTACAACGAAGGCACCGAGCCCGTCACCGATCCCTCCGGGCACCTGGTGCTCCCGAAGGGCACCTCCATGGTGTCGCTGGAGAGCGCCGACACGAACCACCCCGCGTTGCGCACGGTCACCACGGGCACGCCCGACCCGGGAACACGCAGTATTCCGTTCGAGATCGCCGGACAGATCCCTCCGGCTGCCATGGGCGTGTACGAACTCACGCTCGTCGTGACCGATGATGCGCCACTCACCACCACCTTCCAGACCCGCGGCGCCTATCCGAACCCGGTCGGCGCTCGGATCACCTCGGTGCCGAACGACGTCGAAGGCGACCGATGCACCCAAGTGGCCGGCTGCCCATGGGGACTGACCGACAAGCAGATCTGGCCCGACAACTCGGACACCGTCGGCTTCGCGATCGTCGCCGCCGTCGACGCGGCCTCGGACACGGCAGCGACGACGACCACCGTGCCGATCGTGACGATCCCTCCTGCCACGACGACGACGATTGCGGTGACTTCCCCCACGACGCAGCCGCCGACCACCACGACGACCACCACGACGACCAGCACGACGACGACCACGACGCTCCCGATCGTGACCATTCCCCCGTCGACGACCTCCCCCACGACGACGACCACCACGACCGTGCCGGTGACGAGTCCGCCCGCGACGACCACACCGCCTGCTCCGACCGAGTGCGTCGTGTCGGATCTGTTGGTGCCGTCGTGTGGTGTGTGGCTGGGTGCCACGACCCCGTCTCGTGACGGCTCGTTCGACTACGACCGCGGTCTCGCCGAGTACGAAAACGTCGCCCAGAACACCCCCGACATCCTCCACTTCTACAAAACCGGCGCCCAGAAGTTCCCCACCTCGTGGGAGATCGCCCAAACCGAGCGGCCCGGCAAACAACGCAGCCTGCTGCTCTACAACTGGAAACCCAGCAAATCCGACACCTGGGCCCAGATCGCCAACGGCGCCGCCGACAGCGAAATCGCCACCGTCGCCAACAGCTTGAAGAAATACCCCGACAAGCTCTTCTTGAACATCTTCCACGAACCCGAAGACAACGTCCAAGACTGGTCCGGCTCGGGCATGACCGCCGCCGACTACGGCAACATGTACCGCTACGTCGTCAACAAGCTCCGCGCCCACGGCGTCACCAACGCCGTCTACGTCTGGAACCCCATGGGCTACTACGGCTGGCGCCACTACTTCGACGACCTCTACCCCGGCCACGACTACGTCGACTGGATGTGCTACGACCCCTACGCCACCGACAACCGCTTCAACGGCTTCGGCGAACTCATCAACGACGACCGCCCCGACCTCAACTGGCCCGGCTTCTACAACTGGTCCCTCACCAAAGCACCAGGCAAACCCCTCATGATGTGCGAATGGGGCGTCGACGTCGACGGCAACGCCGACCCCGCCTCGGTCCTCAAGGTCGACCCCAACACCATCATGGCCAAGTACCCCCACCTCAAAGCCCTCGTCTACTTCAACGACAACGGCCGCTGGGACACACGCCTCACCAACACCACCACCAAAGGCAAAGCACTCGGCGACGCCTACCGCAACTTCGCCAACCAACCCATCTTCAACCAAATGACCCCCTGA
- a CDS encoding 5-formyltetrahydrofolate cyclo-ligase translates to MIDPTSVKMSLRRELRHRRREVVDDGRSRRIWAALVELVGPLTPGTVMVFEPVPGEPDLADFVEWCRAHGVATVAPSPSPDADDPIDPAAVDVVVVPGLGFTPDGHRLGQGGGWYDRFLARMRPDALKIGVGFDVQMVGELPTEEHDVTLDAVVTESGVVGPQHG, encoded by the coding sequence GTGATCGATCCGACCTCGGTGAAGATGTCGTTGCGGCGCGAGCTACGGCATCGGCGTCGCGAGGTGGTCGACGACGGGCGATCCCGGCGGATCTGGGCCGCGCTCGTGGAGTTGGTCGGCCCCTTGACGCCGGGCACGGTGATGGTGTTCGAACCCGTGCCCGGCGAGCCCGATCTCGCCGACTTCGTCGAATGGTGTCGAGCCCACGGGGTGGCGACGGTGGCGCCGTCACCGTCACCCGATGCCGACGACCCGATCGATCCGGCAGCGGTCGACGTCGTCGTCGTGCCGGGTCTCGGGTTCACCCCGGACGGTCACCGACTCGGCCAGGGAGGCGGTTGGTACGACCGCTTCCTGGCCCGGATGCGCCCCGATGCGCTGAAGATCGGGGTCGGGTTCGACGTCCAAATGGTCGGCGAGTTGCCGACCGAGGAGCACGACGTGACCCTCGACGCGGTGGTCACCGAGTCCGGTGTGGTCGGCCCGCAGCACGGCTGA
- a CDS encoding flavin reductase family protein codes for MSDTDPSPQPAFDAKDFRNVLGHFPTGVTIVTGTHEGDPVGFTIGSFTSVSLDPPMVGFLPQTNSTTWDAMAKDGSFCVNVLSRDQADLCWKFAKSDNEGERFDDVDWHPGPTGSPIIDRAVAWIDCTVEEVYEMGDHYFVLGRVVALEADADHDGSGPFPLLFFKGTLGGFESEG; via the coding sequence GTGAGCGATACAGACCCTTCCCCTCAACCCGCATTCGACGCCAAGGACTTCCGCAACGTCCTCGGTCACTTCCCGACCGGCGTGACGATCGTGACCGGCACCCACGAAGGCGATCCCGTCGGTTTCACGATCGGATCGTTCACCTCGGTGTCCCTCGATCCACCGATGGTCGGATTTCTCCCGCAGACCAACAGCACGACCTGGGACGCCATGGCCAAGGACGGCTCGTTCTGCGTGAACGTCCTGTCCCGCGATCAGGCGGATCTGTGCTGGAAGTTCGCCAAGAGCGACAACGAGGGCGAGCGCTTCGACGACGTCGACTGGCACCCGGGCCCGACCGGCTCGCCGATCATCGACCGCGCCGTCGCCTGGATCGACTGCACCGTCGAAGAGGTGTACGAGATGGGCGACCACTACTTCGTGCTGGGTCGGGTCGTCGCGCTCGAGGCCGACGCCGACCACGACGGCAGCGGCCCGTTCCCCCTGCTGTTCTTCAAGGGCACACTCGGCGGTTTCGAGTCGGAAGGCTGA
- a CDS encoding amidohydrolase family protein yields the protein MQPGTPEWSGQVVEDIVDPETVIVDPHHHLWPTGGALPYGTDDLAADTTSGHHIVATVFIECRAGYRPDGPEHLRPVGETEFVVASNEQLVADHPDAPPIAGIVAHADLSLPPTELDEVLDAHAATAGDRFVGIRDALARAIEPDALTIPGRAAEGKCTDDAFRRGVGELGRRGLVYDTWHYHHQNAELLELARAVPGTTMVLDHFGTPLGVGMYAGRRDEIYDEWAQGVSDLARCDNVVAKLGGLAMPDNGFGWHAADRPPTSDEFVTAQARYYHHTIEAFGPERCMFESNFPVDRLSLSYPVLWNALKKIAARYDADERSSMFEGTARRVYGI from the coding sequence GTGCAGCCCGGCACGCCGGAGTGGTCGGGCCAGGTCGTCGAGGACATCGTCGATCCCGAGACGGTCATCGTCGATCCGCACCACCATCTCTGGCCGACGGGCGGCGCACTCCCCTACGGCACCGACGACCTCGCCGCCGACACGACCAGCGGCCACCACATCGTCGCGACCGTGTTCATCGAGTGCCGGGCGGGCTACCGACCCGACGGCCCGGAGCACCTGCGCCCGGTCGGTGAGACCGAGTTCGTCGTGGCATCGAACGAACAGCTCGTCGCCGACCACCCCGACGCACCGCCGATCGCCGGCATCGTCGCCCACGCCGACCTCAGCCTCCCGCCGACCGAACTCGACGAGGTCCTCGACGCTCACGCGGCCACCGCCGGCGACCGTTTCGTCGGCATCCGCGACGCACTCGCACGCGCGATCGAGCCCGACGCGCTGACCATCCCCGGCCGCGCCGCCGAAGGCAAGTGCACCGACGACGCGTTCCGCCGCGGCGTCGGTGAACTCGGGCGCCGCGGACTGGTCTACGACACCTGGCACTACCACCACCAGAACGCCGAACTCCTCGAACTCGCCCGAGCGGTCCCCGGCACGACGATGGTCCTCGACCACTTCGGCACACCGCTCGGCGTCGGGATGTACGCCGGCCGCCGCGACGAGATCTACGACGAGTGGGCGCAGGGCGTGTCCGACCTCGCGAGGTGCGACAACGTGGTCGCCAAACTCGGCGGGCTCGCGATGCCCGACAACGGCTTCGGATGGCACGCAGCCGATCGACCACCGACCTCCGACGAGTTCGTGACCGCACAGGCCCGCTACTACCACCACACGATCGAGGCGTTCGGCCCCGAACGGTGCATGTTCGAGAGCAACTTCCCGGTCGACCGGTTGTCGCTCTCGTACCCCGTCCTGTGGAACGCGCTCAAGAAGATCGCGGCCCGATACGACGCCGACGAACGATCGTCCATGTTCGAGGGCACCGCCCGTCGCGTCTACGGCATCTGA
- a CDS encoding DUF3054 domain-containing protein has translation MPTDRRLATAIGLDVFVVVLFVAIGRRNHDGSSAFVDVIETGAPFLIGLAVAWLAMRAWRRPTMLLTGIAVWPITVLVGMIARRTLFDRGTATSFVVVATVFLGVFLVGWRAAAGALDRRRHRQSSGALTAK, from the coding sequence GTGCCCACCGACCGTCGTCTCGCCACCGCCATCGGTCTCGACGTGTTCGTCGTCGTCCTGTTCGTCGCCATCGGGCGTCGAAACCACGACGGGAGTTCGGCCTTCGTCGACGTGATCGAGACCGGTGCGCCGTTCCTGATCGGCCTCGCCGTCGCCTGGCTCGCGATGCGGGCGTGGCGGCGACCGACGATGCTGCTGACCGGCATCGCCGTGTGGCCGATCACCGTCCTCGTCGGCATGATCGCCCGACGCACACTGTTCGACCGCGGCACCGCCACCTCGTTCGTCGTCGTCGCCACCGTGTTCCTCGGCGTGTTCCTCGTCGGTTGGCGAGCCGCGGCCGGGGCGCTCGACCGCCGACGGCACCGTCAGTCGTCGGGCGCTCTCACCGCGAAGTAG